A genomic window from Leptospira stimsonii includes:
- a CDS encoding transketolase, giving the protein MNEINELKNFANELRKSVIRMVTAANSGHPGGPLGLADIYAVLYKKILNHKPSNPDWEERDRLILSNGHVCAIRYAAMAHSGYFPVEELLTFRKLNSNLQGHPSTRYMKGIESSSGSLGQGLSVSVGLALGARLKKQNHKIYTCISDGECGEGMTWEAAQSGAHYKLDNLIAFMDKNGIQIDGFTKDVMNLEPLNEKFLSFGWNVLEADGHNIEQIIQAFEKAKLHKGSPTIILFNTVLGKGVSFMENNPGWHGTPPKPEEEKKALEELTALSV; this is encoded by the coding sequence ATGAACGAAATCAACGAACTTAAGAATTTCGCCAACGAACTCAGAAAGAGCGTGATCCGTATGGTCACCGCCGCAAATTCCGGACACCCGGGCGGACCTCTCGGTCTCGCCGATATTTACGCAGTGTTATATAAGAAAATTCTAAATCACAAACCTTCCAATCCGGATTGGGAAGAAAGAGATCGATTAATTCTTTCCAACGGTCATGTCTGCGCGATCCGTTACGCCGCTATGGCTCATTCCGGCTACTTCCCGGTCGAAGAACTTCTTACTTTCCGGAAATTGAATAGTAATTTGCAGGGCCATCCTTCAACGCGCTACATGAAAGGTATTGAAAGTTCTTCCGGTTCCCTGGGACAAGGCCTTTCCGTTTCCGTAGGTCTTGCGCTCGGGGCAAGATTGAAAAAACAAAATCATAAAATCTACACTTGTATTTCCGATGGAGAGTGTGGAGAAGGAATGACTTGGGAAGCGGCTCAGTCCGGCGCGCACTATAAATTGGACAACCTGATCGCTTTTATGGATAAGAATGGAATTCAGATCGACGGATTTACGAAAGATGTAATGAATCTCGAACCTCTCAATGAGAAATTTCTTTCCTTCGGTTGGAACGTCTTAGAAGCCGACGGCCATAATATCGAGCAGATCATACAAGCATTTGAAAAAGCAAAACTTCACAAAGGTTCTCCCACGATCATTTTGTTCAACACGGTGCTCGGTAAAGGTGTTTCTTTTATGGAAAACAATCCTGGCTGGCATGGAACTCCCCCAAAACCGGAAGAAGAGAAAAAAGCTCTCGAAGAATTAACCGCTCTTTCCG